The sequence ttttaattatttagtattgcgaTGAGGAGCATTTGTAAGTCTTCATCCCATAGTAGGTATAAACCCAGAATTCTGTATCACCTATAACCTACTGCTTGATAGTTGGTGATCTCtcgactcctcttcatcacagcagaacctgcaacAACTAGTGCTCGTGCTCCTGTAAGTgttccacagagtaatctgaggccctttttgtctagggttagagcagatttttctTTGGGTCATTTGTTTGATTTcctgttttaaattgtttttcttatagCCGAAAAATGAGCCCCTTCCGccgctttttttttgcataaaagtctgccttctcgtttccttcgtgccACTCAAGTTCTAGTACCCAAATCAGGGAAACCTAGTTTAGAGccgccagtttgttgagtgcattgttttCCTCTATAAGAACTTTTAGATTAAACGTAAAGATATTTAAGGCTTTGGGAAGCGATtgactgtccgaaagtattttagtGTTTACTTTTTCGAAACCTCTTTTGGATACGCTTACAACTGTTTCTATTATGGCGAAGAGTTCCGCATGGAAAATTGCGGTATTTGTACTCAGTGTTAAAGATTTGTGTGCACTAGGTCCCATTATTCCTACTCCTACCCCCtggagcgttttggaaccatctgtataccaTTTTTGCGGGTCATCATTTAGCTAGTGTTCTAGTGGGCTAATGTTCCACTCATCCCTAGACGTAAGGATAATCTTGTATCTCTTAATAAAATCGAGTACAGGTTTCGTGTGGTCATTCGCGTGGGTTATGCGTACTGCATGTTGAACCCTGTTCAAGATATTGAGATGTCCAGTAAGATCTCCtggtttaaatttgtatttcataTGAAAGGAGAGTGCTTGCATAGTGGCTTcctcttgtattgctaaatgaagcggtggtaaatttaaaagcgcttCCATACCAGCAGTTGGGGTAGTTCGCATGGCCCCTGTTATGCTTAGGCACGTCAGCCTTTGTAGTTTATACAGTTTtgatatagcagtagtttgatttgttttatcCCACCATGCTAAAGCCCCATATAGTACAGTAGGTCTTACCATTTGAGTTTAGATCCAGAAGGTCACCTTACGGTTCAGACACCAGGATTTACCTTTTTTATTACTAAGTTGAGGTGGACATCCCAAGTAAGTTTTTTATCCAAGAtaattcctagatatttaacctctTCCCTTGGAGGTACGTCTATTCCATTTATTCTCAGGGTGGGTATATTTTGAACCTGGTAAATGGGATAATAGTGGTTTTGAAAGGGTTGATAGATAATGCCTCTTTTCTATACCACTCCCAAGTTATATTAAAGGCATCCTGCATTAAGTACTTAATGGTCCTGGTTGCCTTTAATTATTACAGAAATGTCACCTGGATACcctattgcatttttatttttgtaaacttaACTATTGCTCCTATTGGCGCATAGGGcggtaggttaggttaagttgaagcggttgtccactatggGACACTCTCAggttcatagcccattgtgatgccgtaTGGGGAACTTgttcttatctctcctaaaaccaatgcgtacttttgaaaatttttagaagatcCTTGATTTCGACAGAACTAAGATCTTCCAAACCACCAAAATGGTGAGTCTGCGTCTGAAGACTCCGGTTGTAAGACTAGATCTTTAAATGTTCACGCCCCTCTCAAGAGCATTCCACCATATTGCAATACGGTAGTAGAGCATTGGTCTAACTATTGCTGTGTAGATccagtgtatcattctgggttttATATCCTATTTTTTCTTCCAATTAGCCTTCCGCAGGGGTACAACGCTGTCATAGCTTTGCGTACACTATTTGCGACTGttagcccccaatttagcttcctgtCCACTACAAGTTCTAGATATTTAACCCTTTCCGTTACTCTAAAAGGGTTTCCCCCAAGAATATTTGCttaagagcaggtgttttatgtttCCTGCTGAACAGTATCAAatccgttttttccggatttacttctagtcctcgacttttgcaccaaagtgatagtctgttgagagatctttgttgaAGAACACACAGTTTTGGAAGGAGCTTACCCGAGACTGTTCGTGCGtataaaattgttaaagaaaaagtgtaattgGCACTTTTTCCTCCCTCAAAGGAGGAGTGGACGATGTGGCAAACATTTGGAgacaaggcatggcaaacatgttcactgatggctcgaagttggatcgAAATATTCTCGGGGGAGTATTCTGAGAGGAGCTCCCCATAGAGCTCAAATTGAGGcttccggatcactgtagtgttttctaaGCGGTGGTAGCCGctattaaggaagcagtggattggttgcttatttctgtaattactgtaaaggacGTAAGTATCTGTAagtatctactccgacagccggCAATTCGGGCCTTGAGCTCGTtatttgtgcgttcgaaattagctGGGAAATGCATGACTTCTCTCTTGACTGCATCCGAATAGTTCAATATTAGGCTCATCTAGTTTCCCGGTCACAAAGGCAGACAGAAAGAAACTGCTAGGCTAATGAGCTGGCTAGATTGGTGACCCTGACGGCGGTTTCATcggaagctgtctggaggatgaagTGGCATCATCTCAGCATTCTCGTCTCAGCTATCCTGTTTTCGttgggcaaagatttagacatccgggctcttacttttttgctacacctgcggatattgcaaatttcaaatatcgtacatctggtgaatttcatcagtagcttgaagcggttaatgcGAACGTAATTAGCCGCTGTTGGCCGTCATCCTCTATTCCGAAGCCCCTTCTTGCTTTTGCCatctgtttggttctttttcaCTCTGTTTTCCCCCTTCCTGTATGGTATTTTCCCCTATGACATCACAATGGATGCATTTTAATTCTTTGTGAAGGTGGGCCCCTCGCGTGGGCAGCCATTTGTCCTTTCCTATCCTAAGGGGCTCCGATATTTctcaagtttttcttttattttatttattttatcatttatcagttttttttttgtatttatgtaaataaattattttttataaaaaatttacctctgtatatttacatacatacattcatacatacatatataaattttttttagaaatcacGGTTGAATAAAATTGTGAATCAGCccgattaataaaaaagatcaaTGCGATAGGCGCTTCCAGATTTTGTCGCAAGCACAGATTTTGATTTCGCAAAAGtaaactttactttatttcaaaatcaatacccaTTGACGTGTAAATGAACGAAGCAGATCCTGTTAAGAACTGAGCAAATGATTGAGTTCCCTTGAGTTTCCTTATTTCAGTCCTTTCCGCCTTTCTTATTGCGCTCTTCTCTTTTGACTTCGCTGCAATTGCGCTCGAAGATACGTCCCCGCTCAAGCAAATCGCGAAATGTTCTAATATCTTGACGCGATATTTCTCTGCGATATTTGAGATTTAGCAAAGCATAAACCATGTCCAATTCCGTGTGCTCGTCATGGCGTCCCTCTGGCAATTGAGAGAACAGCGCACGCTTCCGACACACGAAAGTTCTAATGCTGGTGTCATCATCCTGTTTTTGTTCAAAGATCTCCATGTAAAGTTCGTAAGCGGTCTTGGCAGGCGCAAAGTGTTCGCGGATCAATGCGATGGCCTCATCCCAAGTTTGCACTGCTTTACGCACTCCTTGCCACCATAAGGCTGCCTCACTATAGAACAGAATAGCAATACTTTTTAGTGCGTCCTCGTCACTGATCGATTCCATTTCTTTGTAAGTAAGTACCGATGAAATGAACTCGTCGAGGTAGTCCGTGTCGTGTTGATCACCCAGACGACTATTGCAATAGACGAAGGTACCTTTCATCTGCACCGTAGCCGGAGCGGCACAATTGGCGGCTGTAACGGCAGCTAAACGTACTGCGTCGAGCATTGACTGCAGTTGCTCGGTGGTTAATTGCACAACGGATTGGGACATATTGCTGAAGCGTCTGAAAGATCACAGCCGATCGGCGATGCAGAGTGCATGGGCTGATATAACTCCTGGTGCAGCGCGCAAAGCCAATCAGCATTGGCTTAAAAGTTCGCTACAGCTGCTACAGCTTGTATGTAGTTATGTTTTTTGGTAGACGCTACGAGTGAATAGGTTTTCAAGCATAAACATCTTTTATACGCAAAAAATTGTGCGAATCTCAAGAGTAGGAGTACAAGAGTACTGAGAGCGTGCGAATGAAGAGCACAGTCAAAATGAGCGACGCTCTCAACTGCAACAAATTTCGCTCTTTCTCTAtgttaatgcatttttatacacacgcacacaggcacacatgcacacatgcacacttaCTATGTGTCCGTTGCAAAAATATTCAGTAGACCTGTATTCAATACCACCATGTCGCTAGCAGCtggttattgcattttttattcagGTGCATGCGGCCGCTAAATTCTTAAATacagccatacatacatacatacttatgtacatacatatgtatgtaaatatatttatttactcgtATGCATACCAGTGACCGCATTGTATGAGCAAATTCTGCAACGATTTAATTTCTCTATTTTGTGAAATACGTTAAACGCCACATAAAAATTTCGAGTTTCACAATCCGCTGAAATGCAAATTGATGGGAATTCGACTTGGAGAGTTGCAACGCGCAAACTAATGTATTTACATCTGTGCTGTGATCTAAAGTGAGCTAAAATTgcctataatttttaaaatatttccttattcTTCTGAATCTATTTCATCCCTTCAAAGTATCCCTTCGtgtacagtgactcacagcttatttgatgcaggtaatacttgtttagaaaaaagaaagtgattcgatgtttattaaatttaataaaataaaatgtatacgacTCGTaatgagatatgtatgtactgttTACCATTGCAGAAAgcaatataacaaaaacaaagtttgctgaaaaaatataacaacaaatagttttctcatcaaaatatgctcacagcttaaatgatgcagcgtattttatattttctctgagaaCGTAATATAATAAcggtaaaatgtttttttttctgtttgcttaGCGTCTTTTGAcattcacaaataatttttgcaaagaaaagttgaaaaaattaaaatttttttaaatgggaaAACGTGACGTCCGTTGAAAAAAGGGAAGACGTTATTCGTCATTATAAAAAGGGCAAAAGCCaacgaaaaattgcagaaattgttgCTATTAGTTCCTCAACTGTCCAGCACATTTTCGAAAGTTTTCGCTACGAAAACAGGATAGAAGATAAGGGCAGATCtgcgccaaataaaatatttaacgaTGCAGATAAGAGGTGGATTGTTCGCAAAGTTAAAGAACAACCCGATTTAAGCGCTCCAACGCTTATCGAACGTAGTCAAAAAATACTTAGGTAAGATCTCTAATCCTGAAACTGCTCGTAGAGTTTTTTCATGGAAGGACTGCCCGAAATAAGCCGTTGATTAATGCTCGTAATAGAAGACAAAGAATAGAGTTTTGCAGACAAAATTTGAACAAACAAGACATTTCGTTCTGGAAGTCGGTTGTTTTTGtggatgaaagcaaatttaaccttttcagGTCTGATGGAGAGTCCTGCGTTTGGAGTAAACCAAACACCGCGCTTCAACCATTTAATAATTTGCGTTCTACGGCGGCGGCAGTGTGATGGTATGGGGTTGCATGTCCTATTCAGGCATcggaaatttaacatttatcgaaGAAATCATGAATAAAGAGTTGTATCTGGATCTGCTAAAAGATAATTTAGTACAAATTGTGGGTAAAATGGGCAATAGGGATTCGTTTAGGTTCCACCAAGATAACGATTGCTTGCCTCCGTCTGGTATTGTAAAAACTTGGCTTGTCTGGAACTACCCACATGTAGTACAGACACCTGCACAGAGTCCAGATCTCAACGTTATTGAGAATTTTGTGGTCAGTGCGGGCACTACAGGAAGAATGGGATAAAATTAGTTCCGATTATACAGCAAAACTTTTAGAATCTATGAATTCCCGATTAAAAGCTATTCTGAATCAAAGAGGATTTTTTTtggcacttacagcgaccgtcgtctactgcgtcgtgtggtgtggccactaaaacgatccctcctctccttctggggagacacccttcccggaactgctttctacattacttcgggagggcccagaacggcatccataaaggaccaattctattgacccacgtctgggtccaccatatttgtagcgagctttcatgctataggctcgacttcttgtgtctctatctgtgcagcttcgctttgttgcattgtgtcgaggtcaatcttttttttcgtagtacgtttTCGATGTATTTCCAAgagcgttcgagcattttgctgattatgttgctcggtgcgatgtcgcccatctgctccctcagagcatttcccTCCGccagccatctgtcacaactaaaaaacgtgtgtttagCGTTATCgctcggtgcttcgcagtatatgcactcggaatcggttaccttgcccatacggtataggtaactccggaagtatacgtggcccgagaggaactgggttaagaagtagttcacttctccgGAGCTCCTTTGGACCCAATTGTCAATCGATGGAATAagcttcgccgtccatctgccactcggttcagtgtcccatcggctttgccaccgcagcatggtttggcgtcTCCGTTCAGGGAAGCTAGAGattacgtgtttcttcttggagtcccacgcatccatcCGTTCCCGGACCATAAGGTCGATGGATATCTGACCGCTGATCACGAATATTGcagcgcctgagacagtgcggtagactgaggcaactctgagtgctgCACAGCCTCCaatgctttgcgcttggctttgcaatttagcacaattccccatacttcgctgccgtacaggagaattgagcttgtgttaatctacttagcatacccgtgacctttgctgctttggtagccgcatgccgtatctgggcccagaaagtaagcctgcagtcaagctgaatacctaagtattttactactttttgggtcactaaggacgtgtcgcctattcgcatgctgacctcgagtggcatgtgacctcgtgtcataaggatgacttcggttttatgtttggcgagttccaggccgtggtcctcaagccatatttgcgtccttatcatgacttggttcagcttccttctagcgCCCTCAGTGGCCCTAGCTGGTATGACCGTcgctatatcgtccgcgtatgCCACTAGGTATGcatcttctggcatttctatgctcaatatctcatcgtagctcagattccagaAATCGCGGCAGAGTATAAATCCTTGAGCTGCGCCAGacgttattgcttttgttttctgacCATCTGTTGTGTCGTACAGCAGTTCGCGCTCGCTCAAGTAGCACTGGAGAATCGAAACCTTTCTCGTAGTGCCTTTATAATGTCTGTCCATCGTAGGCTGTTAAAGGCATTTTGTACATCAAGCGTAGCCAAGACGGTGATGCGATTCGGGTAGGGCCGTCTGCATTGAGCGCTACTTACTACCTCCTCTATTGCGCCAAGGGTTGATTTCCGCGTCGGAAACCGTATTACCTTGCTGACAATCCTCCTGCTCTCTCAACAGACTCTGCAAGTCTACGCTGTATGAGTTTCTCAAACAATTTCCCGGCGCTGTCCAGCATGCAAGAAATTGAAATATCaatgtgtttatgttttttgaatacttttaatttagtgcATCATTTAACCTGTGACCTCAAAACTGtaactgattttttgttttaatttgccatatctttcttatgaagaaacagtttttgttattaaataaaaaataaaaaataaaaaaatgtaacaataaaaacataaattatttttctttaatggaaataccataaaatatatttggttttttaataatcttttttggctgcatcaaataagctgtgaggcACTCTATGTTCACATGCGGACAAAACTAATCACACAACTAATTTTGCATTCAAGAAGCTGTATCTTCAGAAAAAATgatgtatttattgtatttattatttaaaactaacaTAGACTTAAGTCTTCTGTATATGCGAGGCCTGCAAAGTTTCGTTggaaatcattaaaataaaattgaataacgGCACCAATGGTGTACTCAATGAAACAGAATTGaggcaaatatttacaataaattgCAATTTATTGCCTTTAAAAACGTATGAAAAATCTGAAACTAATATAAACAAACTCGACCTAAGTATTCTCAAGAAATGTAATTGTgcactaaaattttttcatgcaTGCACACCCAGTAGGCAAAAGCTGAATAAGTTaaacatgttttttctttttcaatgttCGCTATTCCTCTATTATTTAAGGCAGTTCTCTTCTCGTGTTTCCGACATATTGTAAATATGTtcatttgcttcatctattcgccacttgctaagtctTGGCGAAAAAAAGAAGCCACTTAAAACCCAATAACAACCGATAGGAGCCGATGATTATGATGAATAACAACTTCACTAACTCGCTTAGAGAAGCTGCAATTGGGAACGAAACCAAAAACTACACTCTGAAGAGAAGGGCATGCATTCTGAAAATGAATACAAGACACCAAGGATTTGTGGTGTACGCCTTGATGATTTTGTCTTACAAATGACTCCCCATCGTTACTCGAGGAAatgaatttcaatattcctcagcgaagctTACGAAATCACGATATTTTCTGGTTAGGTATGGTTAGAACTTCTAATGCTCTTATTTCTAGAACtttgagagaatttaattcgcttCCCAATCATATTGGCctagattttttttcaactattattaggtgtgcaactaagttctcgctgtttttttttatgaaaatacaactttattctgaaaaaatggttacaagtgattGCTGTAATGATCCATTTTCATcatccgtcacgatgcgatgaagaaaaccctttcttttttgccgctggagcagttgttcacaggcgcaaTGTCGAAAAAACGACGTCCAACATCCTtgcttttaactcataaggaacccaagtcctctGTTTCTGAATCAATCCCAAAGCTTGcgatcgcttggaaatggattggcgggtaactacTAATACTggagcaagctcttcttgcgtttgacatggaaactcattgagcaatgcctccaattcagcgtcttcgaaagtttttggccttccttcacgcagacggtcgtcaacattaaaatcaccgtctttgaagcgacggaaccagaCTCGACACGTTGTTTCACCTAAAGCAGCatctgcatacattttttgtagctcttgatgcgcttcagccgctgtttccgccgtttttttcgaatgaaagaggaaaatcaacacttcccgcaaatgatgattattcggcacaaaatcagtcATTTTCGCAAAACTAAAAGTatctgataccaaaacaaaatcactaatgtgtggAGGCAAGTTggcttaccatatgtctaagcttggtttatgatgttCAGGTTAtgctagaatcgactagcaACCACTAATGGCGACAGTAAATGAATTGCTGAACTAAACTCTtagtattttctaatattttttctttgtaaattataagaaatggtACCTTTTCTTTCATTCATTACAATCAAActagtaaattataaattaaatctatttttcattcaattattTAGCATCGATTTgcttttcatagtctgtaagaaatactgcatttttagactattaaataaataaataaataaataaatgtaagaaCCGCTTCTAAACTGTGGATGGTTTTTATAAGAAGCTGCATTTCTAGAGAAAATGTTTGATTCGATCATTCGGTGAACAAACGAATTTTCCgtctaaattattttcaatcttTGCAAAGCAACCCAacgactttttctttaaaacctccagcACTTGCAAAATCGTAGTACCTTGGAATGGAATGGAATTGTGGATAGTCggaatttcttttctttcaagCACTCAGGCAATATTACTCTTTGCATTTATGGACGTAGCCCCCTTACCCTGCAAGGAAATGTACTACTACATATCACTCTGGTGCGCTTCAagttaagggggaacgccactgagatttttcaaaaaaatcgatttttttttgcattttcttaaagtagatatattcaaaaatatgtaaaaaaaaaaatttaacttaaaatcttgaaaattgacgaagttatacccaatacaataagtgcaggtagtgagttacaaaggccaatgaaaactttaaacgcgttttcctCAAAACTTATTTTCTGAAAACGGCGgcctcgatttctcgaagacttttGAAtcgattttagtttttttttttttaatttttgtacatgtattggctacagtcgtacatagccgtttttaagaattccaaaaattaatattttttcaagcttttcgaaaacaaaaaaagggtaaaaacacaaactcatttaTCAAACCTGCGCCatttcctcaaaaaaaaaaaataaaataaaaaaaccgccacgtacgacgatagccactgatgtatagattaagaatttttttggttttttgctttcagatgatttttcaccgctgtatcgTGGCCACCACGATGCACcagttttttatgacgccattgcattaatattaataacaattgtaacttttaatattttatttaatattttttaacaaaaagttgtgtcagtatatttgaatatacctatgttaaataaattataatttgtccgatcctcaaataatcatccctacttctaaaaaaaattcatgaacatcacttaattttaacgcgttcATAGTGGCTTTGCCCCTTAATTCCAGTCTTTCCATTTTTCCAATTATACGttctatacaattttttttgcttcaccTTCTGCTGTTAAATTACCTATATTGGTATGGCACTGCGgcctaatgagctatagccatatggtgctcacactcaccaacgtaaacgtacccCCTTACGCCCTTAGCAGCTAACACGATGAAACAACGATCTATGATACTACGGAACGGACcggtggtgagaattcattAACATGGGACTCTCCTTACTTTCGTCGTGTCAGCTGATGCTGAAAACAAtgaacgacgtaaacgcaggcccctgtcagctgttatgatcaaactaatgagaaccccatgtaaatgaaaaattccttccttccgtatcgtagtatcgtagattttatttcacgatatttGAAAAATCCCGTAAAACCCTGTCAGCTGAGTGCtttctcaccacacagtgttgccaagcagtacattccGAAATCATTAGTTTCGTtgtgtcagctgatacgggcgtactggcgtacgtttacgttggtgagtgtgagcaccaatACTCGCTAGCGGCTTATCtaactcgataactttgttgttaagttaatcgagcataggaTAGCGAGCTGGGAAATGACAAATGGAAGAGgcctactttttttctaattttcaaatatttttgattgaaaacacTAACTCCAAAATCTGTCTCAACAGAgggttttgtttataaatatcagcataattttagaaaaaaaattgacaaacatATTTTGCAGACCAATTAGCGCTTTTTACTAAACACCtatgttcatatttattaattttttttttaatattttttatgttttttataaaaatctagttcctactacaacaaa is a genomic window of Anastrepha ludens isolate Willacy chromosome 6, idAnaLude1.1, whole genome shotgun sequence containing:
- the LOC128866818 gene encoding activity-regulated cytoskeleton associated protein 1-like, coding for MSQSVVQLTTEQLQSMLDAVRLAAVTAANCAAPATVQMKGTFVYCNSRLGDQHDTDYLDEFISSVLTYKEMESISDEDALKSIAILFYSEAALWWQGVRKAVQTWDEAIALIREHFAPAKTAYELYMEIFEQKQDDDTSIRTFVCRKRALFSQLPEGRHDEHTELDMVYALLNLKYRREISRQDIRTFRDLLERGRIFERNCSEVKREERNKKGGKD